The following are from one region of the Stanieria cyanosphaera PCC 7437 genome:
- the rpsG gene encoding 30S ribosomal protein S7, producing the protein MSRRSIKRKRPVPPDPVYNSRLVNMTVRRVMSSGKQSLATRIVYDALTTIGSRTGNDPLEVFEQAIKNITPLVEVKARRVGGATYQVPMEVKSSRGTTLALRWLVHFARARGGRTMASKLANEIMDAANETGGAIKKREETHRMAEANKAFAHYRY; encoded by the coding sequence ATGTCTCGTCGTTCAATTAAAAGAAAACGCCCAGTTCCTCCAGATCCAGTTTACAACAGTCGTCTGGTGAATATGACTGTTAGACGTGTAATGAGTTCTGGCAAACAGTCACTTGCTACTCGTATAGTTTATGATGCCCTCACAACTATAGGTTCAAGAACTGGTAATGACCCTTTGGAAGTATTTGAACAAGCGATTAAAAATATTACACCTCTAGTTGAAGTTAAAGCGCGTCGAGTCGGTGGTGCAACCTATCAAGTTCCTATGGAAGTAAAATCTTCAAGAGGAACAACTCTAGCTTTACGTTGGCTAGTACATTTTGCTCGTGCGAGAGGAGGTCGCACTATGGCAAGTAAATTAGCGAATGAAATTATGGATGCTGCCAACGAAACTGGAGGCGCAATCAAAAAAAGAGAAGAAACTCATCGTATGGCAGAAGCAAATAAAGCTTTTGCTCATTATCGGTATTAA
- the rpsL gene encoding 30S ribosomal protein S12, producing MPTIQQLIRSERAKIQKKTKSPALKECPQRRGVCTRVYTTTPKKPNSALRKVARVRLTSGFEVTAYIPGIGHNLQEHSVVLIRGGRVKDLPGVRYHIVRGTLDATGVKDRRQGRSKYGTKRPKTT from the coding sequence ATGCCCACCATCCAGCAACTAATCCGTAGCGAACGCGCCAAAATTCAGAAAAAGACTAAATCCCCCGCTCTCAAAGAATGTCCTCAGCGTCGTGGAGTTTGCACAAGAGTATATACCACAACTCCCAAAAAACCTAACTCAGCTTTAAGAAAGGTTGCTCGGGTTCGACTGACCTCTGGATTTGAAGTTACAGCTTATATTCCAGGAATTGGACATAATTTGCAAGAACACTCTGTAGTTCTTATTCGTGGTGGAAGAGTTAAAGATTTGCCAGGAGTAAGATATCATATAGTTCGTGGAACTTTAGATGCTACTGGTGTTAAAGATAGAAGGCAGGGTCGATCCAAATACGGCACTAAACGCCCTAAAACAACTTGA